The Panacibacter microcysteis DNA window GCAGATGAGATCGTTGCTCCGATCATAAGTACAATACCATTGCAATTGCTGGCCTATTACATCGGCGTTGCAAAAGGCTACGATGTAGATAAGCCAAGAAACCTGGCAAAAAGTGTAACGGTTGAGTAGTGTTCACCGGTGTTTTCCAATTGAAACAAGTGTTTCCTGCATAAGGCAGCACTTGTTTTAACATCCTTCTGTTTTTTGTGGTATATTTACAGGATTACCTGCCGCCTCCTTCCCGAACCTTTTTAATTTATGTGCATATGGTTTAAACGCTTGCCCGCGGTTGAGCCTGCTAACCGGCACTTTATGTAAAACAATGCTGCAACGTTTTGCTTGTTTCAGAAGATAGTTTTATATCCAAACGGAATGATTGAATATTTCGTACATATAGCCAGTTATTGCATTTCCACTAATTGCAACATACGAACTGTTGTTAGCAGCGAAGGAAAGGCTTTAGCGTTAGACTATACGGGAAAGACATATAATGATTGCTGAAATTTTTTTTCCCAATACATATCCGTGTTTAAAAGTTATTGTCAAAAAAATGGAATGATTATGGCTAAATGTATCACGAGCCGCTGGCTGCATTTAATCCAAAGATAAAAGCCCTTCATTATGAGAAAATCGAAACAGGTTCTGGTGCTGATCATCATTACCGCTGCTATTCTTACCACAACTGCCTGGAACAGAACAGGAAAAAGTAAACCATCGTATAATCCTGCTGCTTTCAACGAAGCTGTAAACAACATCATGCAAAATGAAAGCATGTTGGCTGCAATGCTTGCAGATGAAAGTGACTTTACCGCCGGTGTAGACAAAGCGCCGCCTGCACAGGATGTTTTGGTGCAAAAAATTCCCGGCGATAACCAGCATTTGCTGATTATGGCTGTTTACTCATTTGCAGACTACAGCGGGCAGGCTATCAAGGTAGATTATGGTGGCAACTATGTAGTGCTGAAAGACGATGGCACCAATGACGATAAGGTTGCCGGAGATGGAATCTTTACTGCCAGGATCAGTACGGATGTGAGCCTTTTCAGGAAAGAAGCCCTGCGCCTCGACAAAGAAATGCGCCAGGATAAATACCAGGTGCAGTTTACAGGCAGGGAAATGAAAAAAAGAGAAGATTGCCTGGTGGAGCCCTTTGAAACGCAAAAGCTCGACGCCAATCAACCTGTTTCCATTGCTAACCTGATAGGTGGTACAAACAACCTCATCGATTCTGTACGCGCAAATTGTATATTCATAACAGACCTGTCGGTAGTAGAAGATCCCGCCAGGACGTGGAATTACTGCACGCAAACCGGGAATGTAAATGGCGCCTGGACTTTCAAAACCATTATGAAAAACCTGGCTAAGACAAAGTCAACTACAGATCCTACAGATGCAGAACTTTCTACCTTTGTAAGAAACTGGCTGAATAGCTGGACAGTTAGAAAAATCATCAACGGAGATACTGTACCTGCAAGGGCACTAATCACACAAAAGATCATTAACCCATGGCTTACCAAAAGCAGCAATGCAGGTGCGCCACAAGGCCAGCTAGATATGCGTTTTGCTCCGTTTAAGTTAACATCCATCGTTAACCGTTTTGATATTAGGGAGCGTGCAGCAGGCATTCCTGCCGGCGAGGGCAGATTTACTTTCTGTGCCATCGCAAGCGACTGTTCCCGCCCGCTCGAAATGACTTTCGTCGTAGAATACGGCATTCCCAAACCAAATGATTGCGACAGTTTGCAAAACTGGGCGCTGCAGTGGTTTAACCTGAAGAACTTTACACTGGGCAGTAGCCAGTACAATGCTGCACTGCAGGCCATTACAGACCAGTTTGCTTTATGGGGAACCGGTAACCGCGCCGGTAATACCAGCCTCAATTCAATCAGGACAAATGAGCGGGAATTTGCACCCACCAATGCACCAAGACGTTGGGAGTTCAGGGAGTTTGGCCTTATCGGTTCGCCCCGTTCATTAACGCAAAGAAAAGTAGCACAGATACCGCAGGATAAATACAATGCCCAGGTTGATAACCCTGACGTAAGGGCAATGGTAGATTGGGTAAACGCAAATAAAGCAGGCATCAATAAGGATAACTATACAGTGCCGGATACATTAACGGGCGGTAAATTTTTCCTTGGTGGTCACAACCAGATTCTTGATACACCTGTTGGCGTTCCCATCCAGCCATATCACTGGGATGGTGTACAGGAAACCGGGCCGGCGCGTATTACAAACACTACCACACGGCACGTATTCTCGCTCAATACCTGCACGGGTTGTCATGCAGGTGAGGTACAAACGTTCTTTACCCATGTAGATCCGGTAATGTTTGGCACCAAAGCAACGCTTTCGGGTTTCCTTGCCGGTACGGCAGGCCGTGGCGGTGCAGTAGATTTCGACAATAACCCGTCTAATGACAGCATGATGATTAAAGATGCGGCCAACAGAGGTGGAGCAGCAAATTCTGTAAGAATGTTCAACGACATTTTAAGAAGGGCAAAAGACCTGAAAGACTTTGCATTGTCCCCGCCATGTGCAGCATTAAGTGTGTTTGCAATAAGAAATGAGCTTATGTTTAAACCGGTACACGCAGTGCATTAACAGCATTTGATAAATTATAGAGAGCCGGCCATTAATGGCCGGTTTTTTTATATGTGTAGCCAGCTGTATTACTACTATTGAACACCGGTTGTGTCACTCACTTCAGCGGCAACAACACGGGTGAGCAAACGCGAAGATCGAAGCGAAAGCTTTTAACATGGTGTGCCATACGAACCTCCGGAACTACAGGAAATATCGGTATGTTAAATCCGCAGACTGCAGTTGCTCAATGTTGCCTGCGTACAAGTGTGCGACGCAACGGAAGATGCATGATGTTGATTAGCCCGGCTCCAAAAGAAAGCTACCTGTAGCCTTTGGCCTGTAAATGAAAAAGCTCCGCATACCGCCCATTCAAAGCAAGCAATTCTTCGTGGCTGCCGATTTCCAGTAGCTGGCCTTTTTCCAGCACCAGAATGCGGTCTGCCATGCGTACCGTGGAAAAGCGGTGGGAGATAAGCACTGCGCTTTTGCCTTTGGTAAGCTCGGCAAAGCGCTGAAAAACTTCATATTCTGCACGTGCATCCAGTGCGCTGGTGGGCTCATCAAGAATCAGCAATTGTGCGTCTTTCATGTAGGCACGTGCAAGCGCAACCTTTTGCCACTCACCGCCGCTAAGTTCTACGCCGTTGTTAAATCTTCGGCCAAGTGCCTGGTCGTATTTATTGGGTAGTTTTGCTGCAAGTAAGCTCGCAAGACTTTTGGCGGCACTTTGTTCAATGAGTGCCCGGTTATCCATTTCATCAATGTTGCCCACCGCAATGTTTTGAGAAAAACTCATCTGGTACCGCAGGTAATCCTGGAATATAACGCCTATGCCTTTGCGTAACTCAAAAAGATCATAGTCGCGCAGGTCTATACCATCCAGTAATATGCGCCCTTCTGAAGGGTCATATAATCTTGCCAGCAATTTTACCAGTGTTGTTTTACCTGCACCGTTTTCACCTACAAGGGCTAGTTTTTCTCCTGCATGCAAAGTAAAATTCAGGTGCCTGTTTGCCCAGTTGGTACTGTTATGGTATTTAAAACCGACATTTTCAAAAACAAAGCCTTGTTGAATTGTTGCAGGAAAAGGCACCGGCTTTTTTGGCGTAAATATCCTGGGCTTTATTTCGAAAAACTCAAAAAAATCTCTCAGGTAAATGGCACCCTGGGATACGCTGGTAAAGCGGCTGAGAATATTTTCGAGCAAGCTTCTTAGTTGCCTGAATGAGCCTGCCAGAAAAGTAAGTGTACCAATACTTATACTTCCTTTTATCGTTTGTGCAATAATGGCCATGTATGCAGCATAATAACCCGCGCTGCCAATAAATGCAAGAAAAGTTCCCCAGCCTGCTCTTTTGGTAGATAATTTTTTATTGTCTGTGTAGAATTTTGTGCTGAGCGTTTTGAAACGGTTTACCAGGAAGCCGGAGAGGTCGAAGAGCTTTACTTCTTTTGCCGTTTCATCACTGGCGCCAATATATCGTATGTAATCAAGCTCACGCCGCTCAGGTGTTTGCCCACGGGTTAAAGCGTAGCTGCGGTCATTGAAGTAAGATTCTCCCACGAATGCAGGTACGATCGCGATAATGAGCAGAAGGATAAGCCAGGGATTGAAGGCCATAAGGCCTGCTGCTAAAAACACCATGGTGATCAGATCCTGTACCTGTGTTAATACCTGTGATAACAGGATTGTTCTGCCGACCGTTTGCTGGCGGGCACGTTCCAGCTTATCGTAAAAATTGGAATCTTCAAACTGGTCAAGGTCGAGCATGGCCGCATGTTCCATAATCTTTACGGAAGTATGGTTGTTAAACAGATCGCCAAGTAAGCTGTCAACAAGTGTGGTGGCCCTGCTTAATGCATCTGCAACAATGGCGAGTGCAAATTCTGCTGCAACCAATGTCCATAAGTGTGATTGGTCGGCCACCGCGGTTTTGCTTAACAATACCACTTCGTCAATGATCAGTTTTCCAATGTACAACATGGAGACAGGTATTGCCGACCGCAACAGGCGGAGTATTGCATTTAAAATGGTATACCAGCGGTTTGTTTGCCAAACAAGTTTAAAGAAGCGGGGAAGATTACTGAGTGCTGCAAACTTTTCTTTTAAAGAGGGTGTTGGAACAGTATTTTGATTTGCGGGTCTTTTTTCACGTGCCATTCTAACGGTACTCTTGCTCATGCCGTAAAGTTAATATATCCGGAAAAGCTATTTGCTGGAACTGGAGCATGTAC harbors:
- a CDS encoding choice-of-anchor X domain-containing protein — its product is MRKSKQVLVLIIITAAILTTTAWNRTGKSKPSYNPAAFNEAVNNIMQNESMLAAMLADESDFTAGVDKAPPAQDVLVQKIPGDNQHLLIMAVYSFADYSGQAIKVDYGGNYVVLKDDGTNDDKVAGDGIFTARISTDVSLFRKEALRLDKEMRQDKYQVQFTGREMKKREDCLVEPFETQKLDANQPVSIANLIGGTNNLIDSVRANCIFITDLSVVEDPARTWNYCTQTGNVNGAWTFKTIMKNLAKTKSTTDPTDAELSTFVRNWLNSWTVRKIINGDTVPARALITQKIINPWLTKSSNAGAPQGQLDMRFAPFKLTSIVNRFDIRERAAGIPAGEGRFTFCAIASDCSRPLEMTFVVEYGIPKPNDCDSLQNWALQWFNLKNFTLGSSQYNAALQAITDQFALWGTGNRAGNTSLNSIRTNEREFAPTNAPRRWEFREFGLIGSPRSLTQRKVAQIPQDKYNAQVDNPDVRAMVDWVNANKAGINKDNYTVPDTLTGGKFFLGGHNQILDTPVGVPIQPYHWDGVQETGPARITNTTTRHVFSLNTCTGCHAGEVQTFFTHVDPVMFGTKATLSGFLAGTAGRGGAVDFDNNPSNDSMMIKDAANRGGAANSVRMFNDILRRAKDLKDFALSPPCAALSVFAIRNELMFKPVHAVH
- a CDS encoding ABC transporter ATP-binding protein, which produces MSKSTVRMAREKRPANQNTVPTPSLKEKFAALSNLPRFFKLVWQTNRWYTILNAILRLLRSAIPVSMLYIGKLIIDEVVLLSKTAVADQSHLWTLVAAEFALAIVADALSRATTLVDSLLGDLFNNHTSVKIMEHAAMLDLDQFEDSNFYDKLERARQQTVGRTILLSQVLTQVQDLITMVFLAAGLMAFNPWLILLLIIAIVPAFVGESYFNDRSYALTRGQTPERRELDYIRYIGASDETAKEVKLFDLSGFLVNRFKTLSTKFYTDNKKLSTKRAGWGTFLAFIGSAGYYAAYMAIIAQTIKGSISIGTLTFLAGSFRQLRSLLENILSRFTSVSQGAIYLRDFFEFFEIKPRIFTPKKPVPFPATIQQGFVFENVGFKYHNSTNWANRHLNFTLHAGEKLALVGENGAGKTTLVKLLARLYDPSEGRILLDGIDLRDYDLFELRKGIGVIFQDYLRYQMSFSQNIAVGNIDEMDNRALIEQSAAKSLASLLAAKLPNKYDQALGRRFNNGVELSGGEWQKVALARAYMKDAQLLILDEPTSALDARAEYEVFQRFAELTKGKSAVLISHRFSTVRMADRILVLEKGQLLEIGSHEELLALNGRYAELFHLQAKGYR